One Athene noctua chromosome 32, bAthNoc1.hap1.1, whole genome shotgun sequence genomic region harbors:
- the LOC141972311 gene encoding maestro heat-like repeat-containing protein family member 7: MVLTGLNTLSKTPEMARKLAVLLPDILETLTDANANVKTKALVLFISVMGHMEREEANLISLSLAEKLLPLFDDECSRVRELSIRLFQGMMKTVVGRNKKKMLKTVQSVLLPLLLHTNEEIESVAKASRDTLHASAKFLGLRRLSSVAKTGQTPLIGECLITHRRSRVEEYLLQSLPYLKDPQATVREEAVRFIGLAARRQSILSQERLWHICDALLPLGKDTELSIRSLAAKTISVLTIEQSPTSRWSLRSLCCWL, from the exons atggtgctcacgggcctcaacACGCTGTCGAAAACACCTGAAATg gccagaaaactcgcGGTGCTGCTCCCCGACATcctggagaccctgacagatgcCAATGCCAATGTCAAGACGAAGGCCCTGGTGTTGTTCATCAGCGTGATGGGTcacatggagagggaagaggccaacctcatctccctgagcctggcggagaagctcctgcccctcttcgatgat gagtgcagccgcgtgcgggagctctccatccgcctcttccaAGGCATGATGAAGACcgtggtggggagaaacaagaaaaaaatgttgaagacagtgcagagtgtgctgctcccactgttacTGCACACCAACGAGGAgatcgagagcgtggccaag gcttcccgggacaccctccaCGCTTCTGCCAAGTTCCTGGGCCtgaggaggctcagctctgtggccaagacagggcagacacccctgatcggagagtgcttg ataacgcacaggaggagcagggtggaggagtatctgctccagagcctgccctacctgaaggaccctcaggccaccgtgcgggaggaggccgtcaggttcatcg gtcttgctgcgcggcgccagagcatcctcagccaggagaggctgtggcacatCTGCGATG cgctcctgcccttggggaaagacaCGGAACTCtccatcaggtccctggcagccaAGACCATCTCGGTCCTGACCATAGAGCAGAGTCCGACATcgagatggagcctgcggtcgctgtgctgctggctctga
- the LOC141972313 gene encoding maestro heat-like repeat-containing protein family member 6, translated as MAVVSPTPPCFRVDETLPEEIPEEAGWDSEGAWLLSLLDCSDMGTVFGEYFRPSQKTDVLLVGIEALTADDAHDRQMGGDIVDMAMTDPVSWLTDVPEILRHIHRNVEHIHTEPARRSLHSLLLLLTEWSPREVVRSLLGISPMSDRAAVAMWEVLVSVPWALRRVMSELLGVLQDWRLSRVFSSATEDACIYPLALLACANIDTEEFAALYKAQRYLRRPSPVFLSMVLTGLNTLSKTPEMARKLAVLLPDILETLTDANANVKTKALVLFISVMGHMEREEANLISLSLAEKLLPLFDDECSRVRELSIRLFQGMMKTVVGRNKKKMLKTVQSVLLPLLLHTNEEIESVAKASRDTLHASAKFLGLRRLSSVAKTGQTPLIGECLITHRRSRVEEYLLQSLPYLKDPQATVREEAVRFIGLAARRQSILSQERLWHICDALLPLGKDTELSIRSLAVKTISVLTIEQSPTSRWSLRSLCCWL; from the exons ATGGCCGTTGTCTCACCGACTCCTCCGTGTTTCCGTGTAGACGAgacgctgccagaggagattccagagGAAGCGGGATGGGATTCTGAGGGCGCctggttgctttctttacttgactGCAGCGACATGGGAAcg gtgtttggcgaatacttcCGGCCTTCGCAGAAgacggacgttctcctcgtgggcatcgaggccttgacggcagacgatgcgcacgacaggcagatgggcggtgacatcgtggacatggccatgacagaccccgtgtcctggctgacggat gtgccagaaatcctgagacacatccacagaaatgtggagcacatccacacggagccagcccggcgcagcctgcactcgctgctgctgctgctgacggagtggagccccagggaggtggtcaggagcctgttGGGCATCTCTCCAATgagtgacag ggcggccgtggccatgtgggaggtgctggtctccgtgccctgggctctgcggagagtcatgtcggagctgctcggcgtgctgcaggactggcggctgagcagggtgttcagctctgccacggaggacgcctgcatctaccccttggct ctcctggcctGCGCTAACATTGACacggaggagtttgctgccctctacaaggcccagaggtacctgaggcgtcccagcccggtgtTCCTTTCgatggtgctcacgggcctcaacACGCTGTCGAAAACACCTGAAATg gccagaaaactcgcGGTGCTGCTCCCCGACATcctggagaccctgacagatgcCAATGCCAATGTCAAGACGAAGGCCCTGGTGTTGTTCATCAGCGTGATGGGTcacatggagagggaagaggccaacctcatctccctgagcctggcggagaagctcctgcccctcttcgatgat gagtgcagccgcgtgcgggagctctccatccgcctcttccaAGGCATGATGAAGACcgtggtggggagaaacaagaaaaaaatgttgaagacagtgcagagtgtgctgctcccactgttacTGCACACCAACGAGGAgatcgagagcgtggccaag gcttcccgggacaccctccaCGCTTCTGCCAAGTTCCTGGGCCtgaggaggctcagctctgtggccaagacagggcagacacccctgatcggagagtgcttg ataacgcacaggaggagcagggtggaggagtatctgctccagagcctgccctacctgaaggaccctcaggccaccgtgcgggaggaggccgtcaggttcatcg gtcttgctgcgcggcgccagagcatcctcagccaggagaggctgtggcacatCTGCGATG cgctcctgcccttggggaaagacaCGGAACTCtccatcaggtccctggcagTCAAGACCATCTCGGTCCTGACCATAGAGCAGAGTCCGACATcgagatggagcctgcggtcgctgtgctgctggctctga
- the LOC141972312 gene encoding uncharacterized protein LOC141972312: MAVVSPTPPCFRVDETLPEEIPEEAGWDSEGAWLLSLLDCSDMGTVFGEYFRPSQKTDVLLVGIEALTADDAHDRQMGGDIVDMAMTDPVSWLTDVPEILRHIHRNVEHIHTEPARRSLHSLLLLLTEWSPREVVRSLLGISPMSDRAAVAMWEVLVSVPWALRRVMSELLGVLQDWRLSRVFSSATEDACIYPLAVTPGLR, encoded by the exons ATGGCCGTTGTCTCACCGACTCCTCCGTGTTTCCGTGTAGACGAgacgctgccagaggagattccagagGAAGCGGGATGGGATTCTGAGGGCGCctggttgctttctttacttgactGCAGCGACATGGGAAcg gtgtttggcgaatacttcCGGCCTTCGCAGAAgacggacgttctcctcgtgggcatcgaggccttgacggcagacgatgcgcacgacaggcagatgggcggtgacatcgtggacatggccatgacagaccccgtgtcctggctgacggat gtgccagaaatcctgagacacatccacagaaatgtggagcacatccacacggagccagcccggcgcagcctgcactcgctgctgctgctgctgacggagtggagccccagggaggtggtcaggagcctgttGGGCATCTCTCCAATgagtgacag ggcggccgtggccatgtgggaggtgctggtctccgtgccctgggctctgcggagagtcatgtcggagctgctcggcgtgctgcaggactggcggctgagcagggtgttcagctctgccacggaggacgcctgcatctaccccttggctgtga ctcctggcctGCGCTAA